The following nucleotide sequence is from Cercospora beticola chromosome 2, complete sequence.
atcgtcgacaGCGATGGCGCCCCTCGCGCTCCTCACCGGTGCTTTGGCACTTGCAACATCCATCGCCGCATCCCCATACCCGCTCATTCGCCGTCAGAATGACACCAACTCGAATTGTCCTGGCTATCGAGCCAGCGACATCAGCACCAACGCCAATGGGCTGACTGCGAAACTCACACTAGCAGGCGCTCCCTGCAACATCTACGGCAAGGACATCGAAGATCTGACATTGACAGTCGAGTACCAAACTGGTGGGTCTGAGATATAGCATTCCATGCCGCATTGACGGGACTAACATAATCTCAGATACGCGTCTACATGTCCTGATTGAGGATGCTGCCCAGCAAGTCTACCAGGTACCCGGTTCTGTCTTCCCACGCTCGGCGTCGAGCGGCTCGCAGAACGCTTCGAGTGAGCTTGTCTTCGAATATGTCGAAGAGCCATTCAGTTTCAGTGTCAAGCGACGCAGCACCGACGAAGTCTTGTTCGACTCATCGGCAGCGTCTCTTATCTTTGAAGACCAATATGTGCGCTTGAGGACATCACTTCCCGAGAACCCCAACCTCTACGGTACCGGCGAGCACACCGATCCATTGTAAGTGCCAAGGCCTCGAGTCGAAGGGTTACAACTGACATCACTTTCAGCCGCCTGAACACAACTGATTACACACGTACCGCCTGGAACCGCGACGCTTATGGTGCTCCCTCAGGCACTAACCTCTACGGTACACACCCAATTTACTACGATCATCGTGGCACCAACGGCACTCATGGCGTGTTCCTCCTCAACTCGAACGGCATGGATTTCAAGATCGACACCACAGGTGGCCAGCACCTTGAGTACAACATCATCGGCGGTGTCCTTGACTTTTACTTCTTGGCTGGTCCATCGCCAGTCGAGGTTGCACAGCAGTACTCCGAAGTCTCTCAGAAGAGCGCCCTCCAGCCATACTGGGGCCTTGGGTTTCATCAATGCAAGTACGGATACCGCGATGTATACTGGGTTGCAGAAGTGGTTGCCAACTactctgctgctggcatTCCGTTGGAGACTATGTGGACAGGTTGGTTCCGCGCATTACCTATCCGTACGAAAGTGTCCACTGACATACGCTCCAGATATCGACTACATGCACTTGCGATGGGTCTTCACTCTTGATGAAGATCGTTTCCCGCTATCTTTGATGCGACAATTGGTCGACCACCTTCACGCCAACCAGCAACACTACATTGTCATGGTCGATCCGGCCGTCGCTTACCAAGACTACGACGCTTTCAACAACGGTGTAGAGCAGGAAGTCTTCATGACGCGTAACAATGGCTCGATCTACAAGGGTGTCGTATGGCCAGGTGTAACGTGAGTGCAATGTCCTTGATGACTACACATCAGCAGACTGACATCTCCATAGGGCATTCCCAGATTGGTTTCATCCCAACACTCAACCCTACTGGAACGAAGAGTTTCAATCTTTCTTCGATGCCGAAACCGGCGTTGACATTGACGCGCTCTGGATTGATATGAATGAGCCTGCTAACTTCTGCAACTACCCGTGCGCCAATCCGGAGCTCGAAGCTCAGCTGGCGGGCAATCCACCTCAGCCGCCTCCTATTCGTCTTGGCAGCCCGCGGCCAATCTCAGGCTTTGGTCCTGACTTCCAACCCGTCTGCAAGTCCGTCGTCACGTTCAACGTCAACGCAAGCACCTTCTTCGGCGAGAACATCTTGGTCTTTGGCAGTGCCATCACCattggcggcggcgatgataCCGCAGGCGCGGCACCACTCGGCGCTGACAATTATCCTATCTGGAGCGCAGCAATCGACCTACCAGCCAATACTGAGGTTACATACCAGTACATTCGGTCTCAACCAGGTGGCGTATTCATCTATGAGACAGAGAACCGCACTTTCACGACAGGCGATTGTGGTAGCACGTCTTCTACCGATGATACGATCACTACTTCGTCGCCTCCGCAGAGCAAGCTTGTTCGCCGTCTTGCAGACTTCTCGTACAAGACGCATCACATCACGCCTATCTTCAAGCGACAATCCGCTGGCGACATGAAGGGCTTGCCTGGTCGTGATCTTATCAACCCAGCTTATCAAATCGACAACGCGGCTggcagcatcagcaacaaGACTGCTGATACTGACATCATTCAATATGGCGGCTGGACTCAGTACGATACCCACAACATCTATGGATCTCAGATGTCCGAAGCTTCTCGTATTGCGATGTTGGCTCGTAGACCAGGTCTGCGTCCAATGATCATCACCCGCTCAACATTCGCTGGTGCCGGAGCTCACGTCGGCAAGTGGTTGGGCGACAATCTGTCCAACTGGGGGAACTatctcatctccatctcccaGAACCTCGAGTTCGCAGCCATGTACAACGTGCCAATGGTGGGCCCGGATGTTTGCGGTTTCGGTGGCGATACAACCGAGCTGCTTTGTGCTCGATGGGCCACATTGGGCGCCTTCACTCCATTCTATCGCAACCATGCTCAGAACGATGCGGCTGATCAGGAGTTCTACCGCTGGCCACTTGTTACTGAGGCAGCAAAGAAGGCTATCGACATCCGTTACAGACTGCTCGACTACTTCTACACCGCCTTCTATGTGCAAAACCAGACTGGCACACCGGTGATCCAGCCCATGTTCTATCACTACCCAGAAGACAGCAACACCTTCGGGCTCGGCTACCAGTACTTTTATGGTCCTGGCATCTTGGTCGCTCCTGTCACTACCGAGAACAGCACTACAGCGACACACTACTTGCCAGAAGACGTCTTCTACGACTTCTACACCCACGACAAGATCATTGGCACTGGCGAGACCGTCACTGTCGAAGACGTTGACTTCACTGAGATCCCGCTCTACTACAAGGGTGGCTCCATCATTGCTCAGCGCTCCGAATCCGCCAACACCACGACCGAGCTTCGCAAGAAAGACTTtgacatcatcatcgctccTTCTGCCAACGGCACCGCCTACGGCGAGTTGTATCTCGACGACGGCGTGTCTCTTGTGCAAGACACCTGGTCATACATGAAGTTCGAGTACTTCAGCAACGGACGCTTCACCATCACTGGTAGATTCGGCTATGACACTGATGTGTTCATCCAGTCGATCACCGTTCTCGGCTTgggcagtggcagtggcagtggcagcacagGCGCCTCACGTAAAAAGGTTGTCAACAACAGAATCAGCCTGACTCAAGAGTACTCGGGCATTGTTTAGATGGAAGGTCCACAGTACTTCAATACATTCGATGACATAAAAGAACAGCGACAGACATGGCTACAGAGCTGCAGAGCCGGTTGCGAGAAGAGGGCGCTTAAGGGCTGGGCTGGGCAGGACGACTTCCGGCATTTTCTCGTATTGTGCATGAGACATGATAGTCGTTCAGCGCAGTAAACACTTTTAATGAATTGACGCTTGCAAATTTCTTGTAATGAAATGTGAAACCATCTGAATTCATTGACCGAGAGGCGGTTGAGAGGTGTCTTCATTGAACAATTTTCATTGTGTGCTTTGTTGTGATGTCTGAAGTACCTTGCTCATCGAAACCTGAACGCCCGATATCGACGCCAGTGAGCCATAACCTCGAAACATCAAGTGACAGCCTATCTATCGGCCCTATGCTATGCCATCGGGAAGCTCATTCTGTTCTCATTTGGAGATACATGTTGAGGAAACCATGTCTGTTGAAATGCTGATCGGAAATGTCTTCTCGACTAACTCAAACCACCAAGGCAATAGCAGCAACGCCGAGCAAGATCTCAGCGACGCTCTTGCCAACATTGACAACAGCAGAGCCTTGCTGCACGTCCGCAGTCTGAGTAGGGGTTGCGATCTGCATCGAGTCCTGAGCATCGGTGGTAACGTGAGCGTGAGTATGAGTGATGGTAGGAGCGTCTGCGATGGTAGTGGTAGTGACATTACCCACGCCACTCGGTCCCGGAACAGCCTGTGCAGTCGTCATAAACGAGGCGTTCAGACCCATTGTAGTGGTCAGATTATCTCTCACCATGATCATCGCTTCAGCCTGAGCAGAAGGCTTAGTGTCTTCGAGACGGCAGTTGATGCCCGATGGGCCGCAGAACCCGAAACGGCCGCTGGCGAGTGGCATGGTAGATGGGTTACCGCGGTGAGGAACGGAGTTCTTGGGGATAGGGGCGCcggttggaggaggagggccGTATGGGTTGTTGTCGAAGACGTTGTTGCCGAGATTGTAGCCGTGGTGGTATTTctctactgctgctggtggagctCGCACAGTGGTCTTGCAGTTGGTGCCCTTAGGACCACAGAAGCCAAAGTGTGGGTCGACGGTTTGCTTGGGGTTGCCGATGGTGCCGCGAGGAGTGATGGCGGCGGTGAGAGGGAAATCTGGGGCGATGGGCTGGTATGGAGCGCGGCAGTGAGTGTGGAGGTCGTTTGGAGTGTTGGCGCAGAAGTTGGTGCAGCCGGAGACCCACTAGAGTGAAGTCAGTATCTCAGCGGACAGTCTCGAGGGTGGATTCGAAAGCTGATGTGCTCACCTCGGACTTGTCGGCTTCGCACAGGCACTTGAAATCGAAGCCATCGGCGTTTGGCTTGCAGCTGGTCTGAGCA
It contains:
- a CDS encoding uncharacterized protein (antiSMASH:Cluster_6~CAZy:GH31), producing the protein MAPLALLTGALALATSIAASPYPLIRRQNDTNSNCPGYRASDISTNANGLTAKLTLAGAPCNIYGKDIEDLTLTVEYQTDTRLHVLIEDAAQQVYQVPGSVFPRSASSGSQNASSELVFEYVEEPFSFSVKRRSTDEVLFDSSAASLIFEDQYVRLRTSLPENPNLYGTGEHTDPFRLNTTDYTRTAWNRDAYGAPSGTNLYGTHPIYYDHRGTNGTHGVFLLNSNGMDFKIDTTGGQHLEYNIIGGVLDFYFLAGPSPVEVAQQYSEVSQKSALQPYWGLGFHQCKYGYRDVYWVAEVVANYSAAGIPLETMWTDIDYMHLRWVFTLDEDRFPLSLMRQLVDHLHANQQHYIVMVDPAVAYQDYDAFNNGVEQEVFMTRNNGSIYKGVVWPGVTAFPDWFHPNTQPYWNEEFQSFFDAETGVDIDALWIDMNEPANFCNYPCANPELEAQLAGNPPQPPPIRLGSPRPISGFGPDFQPVCKSVVTFNVNASTFFGENILVFGSAITIGGGDDTAGAAPLGADNYPIWSAAIDLPANTEVTYQYIRSQPGGVFIYETENRTFTTGDCGSTSSTDDTITTSSPPQSKLVRRLADFSYKTHHITPIFKRQSAGDMKGLPGRDLINPAYQIDNAAGSISNKTADTDIIQYGGWTQYDTHNIYGSQMSEASRIAMLARRPGLRPMIITRSTFAGAGAHVGKWLGDNLSNWGNYLISISQNLEFAAMYNVPMVGPDVCGFGGDTTELLCARWATLGAFTPFYRNHAQNDAADQEFYRWPLVTEAAKKAIDIRYRLLDYFYTAFYVQNQTGTPVIQPMFYHYPEDSNTFGLGYQYFYGPGILVAPVTTENSTTATHYLPEDVFYDFYTHDKIIGTGETVTVEDVDFTEIPLYYKGGSIIAQRSESANTTTELRKKDFDIIIAPSANGTAYGELYLDDGVSLVQDTWSYMKFEYFSNGRFTITGRFGYDTDVFIQSITVLGLGSGSGSGSTGASRKKVVNNRISLTQEYSGIV
- a CDS encoding uncharacterized protein (antiSMASH:Cluster_6) — encoded protein: MRLAVVDLAAVALTATATVLVPPQNPYLNCVLCLQDLDSQTGCPNKPKRDPECFCSPENAHFAKGCNNACKGISFAKDLTCIWDNPAAKEQDTIAARGPYGCAVCLQDAELNLGCAGDPSDPNFNFECLCQEPGFSTKVKDCNLFCADTPLNLDVQCPKPAPVVQRDLTDDDPRSCVLCLELASAQTSCKPNADGFDFKCLCEADKSEWVSGCTNFCANTPNDLHTHCRAPYQPIAPDFPLTAAITPRGTIGNPKQTVDPHFGFCGPKGTNCKTTVRAPPAAVEKYHHGYNLGNNVFDNNPYGPPPPTGAPIPKNSVPHRGNPSTMPLASGRFGFCGPSGINCRLEDTKPSAQAEAMIMVRDNLTTTMGLNASFMTTAQAVPGPSGVGNVTTTTIADAPTITHTHAHVTTDAQDSMQIATPTQTADVQQGSAVVNVGKSVAEILLGVAAIALVV